The Lysobacter gummosus genome includes a region encoding these proteins:
- a CDS encoding Hemin transport protein: MSGRAGLPAPERLAAVATVLCVYPRRHRDALDGWLAADRAERVSRQDGEDVREALLFRDVAGRACWRLYLLPDSDFLAWDDAAADLPVHSGAESRGGVWASLRRRWLRRWLRRWRGRWCAQVLRLQVLRDAAGHCVLLADGAELSPLGHAHARRIAAGEGARLSAQAHVCCCMASGLRDGAGPAQFA; the protein is encoded by the coding sequence GTGAGCGGTCGCGCCGGCTTGCCGGCGCCCGAGCGCCTGGCGGCGGTGGCGACGGTGTTGTGCGTGTATCCCAGGCGCCATCGCGACGCGCTCGACGGTTGGCTCGCGGCCGACCGCGCCGAAAGAGTCAGCCGCCAGGACGGCGAGGACGTGCGCGAGGCGCTGTTGTTCCGCGATGTCGCCGGGCGTGCGTGCTGGCGTTTGTATCTGTTGCCCGACAGCGATTTTCTCGCCTGGGACGATGCCGCCGCGGATCTGCCCGTGCATAGCGGCGCCGAGTCGCGCGGCGGCGTGTGGGCGAGTCTGCGTCGCCGCTGGTTGCGCCGCTGGTTGCGCCGCTGGCGCGGTCGCTGGTGCGCGCAGGTGCTGCGCCTGCAGGTGCTGCGCGACGCCGCCGGCCATTGCGTGTTGCTCGCCGACGGCGCCGAGTTGTCGCCGCTCGGCCACGCCCATGCGCGCCGCATCGCCGCCGGCGAAGGCGCGCGCCTGAGCGCGCAGGCGCATGTGTGCTGCTGCATGGCCTCGGGCCTGCGCGACGGCGCCGGGCCGGCGCAATTCGCCTGA
- a CDS encoding DUF6607 family protein, giving the protein MSSPLALAQSAAVPSPERDRASILAMQGEYVVDFAFDETVLLKPGYERAPAMRSGGNETVIVVENTPTRLVLQHILVDGKSGHVTKHWRQDWTYEAPQRFEFSADQTWHVRKIPADLNRGAWTQCVFEVSDAPRYCGTGRWDYKNNVATWTSDASWRPLPRREYTKRSDYNAVAAINRHTITPSGWTHEQFNTKVLRKPDGTQEELAREFGFNDYQKTKDVDFKPAYKYWDATQGYWAKVRAHWDRYLGQAPGVLLKTKVDGMAMIIPLFEQAGKLEEGKQVADKDIDAVFAKWVTSAPAE; this is encoded by the coding sequence ATGTCCAGCCCGCTGGCGCTGGCCCAGTCCGCCGCCGTGCCGTCGCCCGAGCGCGACCGCGCTTCGATCCTGGCGATGCAGGGCGAATACGTCGTCGATTTCGCCTTCGACGAAACCGTGCTGCTCAAGCCCGGCTACGAACGCGCGCCGGCGATGCGCAGCGGCGGCAACGAGACCGTCATCGTGGTCGAGAACACCCCGACCAGGCTGGTGTTGCAACACATCCTGGTCGACGGCAAGAGCGGCCACGTGACCAAGCACTGGCGTCAGGACTGGACCTATGAGGCGCCGCAGCGCTTCGAATTCAGCGCCGACCAGACTTGGCACGTGCGCAAGATTCCGGCCGATCTGAACCGCGGCGCCTGGACCCAGTGCGTGTTCGAAGTCAGCGACGCGCCGCGCTACTGCGGCACCGGCCGCTGGGACTACAAGAACAATGTCGCCACCTGGACCAGCGATGCGAGCTGGCGCCCGCTGCCGCGGCGCGAATACACCAAGCGCAGCGATTACAACGCGGTCGCGGCGATCAACCGCCACACCATCACCCCGAGCGGCTGGACCCACGAGCAGTTCAACACCAAGGTACTGCGCAAACCCGACGGCACGCAGGAGGAGTTGGCGCGCGAGTTCGGTTTCAACGACTACCAGAAGACCAAGGACGTCGATTTCAAGCCGGCTTACAAGTACTGGGACGCGACCCAGGGTTACTGGGCCAAGGTCCGCGCGCATTGGGACCGTTACCTCGGCCAGGCGCCGGGCGTGCTGCTCAAGACCAAGGTCGATGGCATGGCGATGATCATTCCGTTGTTCGAACAGGCGGGCAAGCTGGAAGAGGGCAAGCAGGTCGCCGACAAGGACATCGATGCGGTGTTCGCCAAGTGGGTGACCAGCGCGCCGGCGGAGTAA